From Impatiens glandulifera chromosome 7, dImpGla2.1, whole genome shotgun sequence:
ATTTGGATTCTATAATgttgtaaaatataacttaatatatCTCTCTGTtcaataaacaattatatatttatggtcttttttatatctaaataaagatttgtttgttttttagttAATTGAATAAATGGCAGGGTTTTGATTTTGTTCggttgaaaatttttaaataattttataatgatcacattattcaatttaataactataaaaatattttctatttaaaaaagtaataataattttgttattatatattaatataaatcatttattaaaaaaataaatattattttctcaaaatcaccataaattattgttttttaaatcattCACATATTAGGTAGACTTTGttagttgaattattaaaaagtttatttgttttagtaagtgaatattaataataaaaatgtaaaatattatatatatatatatatatatatatatatatatatatatatatatatatatatatatatatgagaaatgattaggtgaggaaatttggtgagggaatttggtgagggaatgatgtgcCATAATCTTATttgctgaaaaaattaaataatttctctcttttctctctttcctcccacttttacatttttcaaccaatgaaggtgatgccatgtcattccctcaccaaattccctcactaaattccctcactctatcactcctctatatatatatataaaagaagttGATGATATTTGGgatgatttaaaaaatgtgatcatacaaatattataattgaatgATATGATAGTTTGAgattaaacttaaataaaaaatcaaacaactaatttattttatattaattatttaattaaaaattttattaaagaattttatattcaaacattaattaaaatattttattatgcatctacttttaaattttgtatataaataatttgaagtaATGATAAAAgtaaagattatttgaaaataattacttaaagcttatttgatttttttaggaCCTATTAGTAtggggttatttaaaaatgaagagagagaaaataattaatgatagggtgatataatgattttttttatattttttttataaaaaagatttaaagtattaatatatatatatatataaataataatttaaaatataaaatattttaatattttgattaataaatttagtgatattaatttaaatttattaaaataatttatttttttaaaataattatttattttattattatattttatatattaaataacatatttaactctaaataatttgtttttatttaaataattcaaactattttcaaataactatacattaaataaatttttattttatctttaaataaataataaatttttattcaaataactccaaataaattaattttcaaatgaacaagaattcaaataaattacttttttttatttaacaaaataaccAAGATAAAAGTTGAGCtagtttgatattattttttaataaaaaaatcatatgttatatatttttttcaattaatcaaacacttaatctattaattaaaatattttttattttaattttataaaatttaaattaaaaaaatattataattatttaattaattaaaaattacaataaattatttatttcaaaaaaaaataataaaatatcaaccGTTTTGTTTGATGTacagtttgttttgtttttttttaaaggaagagagtgtaaattaaaatatatcaatattttaataatttaattcaaaaataaatttttttaaatgaaaaaaagaatcATTAGGCCATCTTTAACCCAAATATctattctcaaacccaaaatgcagtaaacattccatcaaacagtaattcatctccagCTCAAAAatccaaactcaaactcaaaaaaatattctcagaatattcccttttataataattttttattttttcaatattatctatatatttatctaaaattacaaattaaacttataactttacaacaattttttaattacttttaaattctcattcaattaaagaaaattatgataaaattaattataaatcaattaatttataaaattgcataaaacaaattatccatattttataagtaaagaatgtctttttcaatttcttagttATATAATCGGAATgtcttttttaatttcttaattattaatggattattgtattttattatatttgattttattatttattattttttttatcaatattgtttattattataaatttataatacgtaaaaaaaaatatataaaatataaatataaacaaatttaaatataagttaattatataaacaaattagaattatcatgaattaaatatataaataaattaaaatataaataaataaaatatgtaaacaaattaaaatataaataagttatataaattaattaaaaacaaactaaaaggattgaaatgaaagttttgaaaacttTTTTAGTATGTGAACAGTATCCTTGCATATTTGGGTTTGGATGAGAGAAATTTTGTAGGAAAATTCAAAATGCAGTTGAGTTTCcaggtgggttggagatgatctaATTAGTAAACCTAACCATTCACTTAAACAAGCTCTTTCCTTCTTTTTCGCCCTTTCTCCCGTGAATTGAAACCCCACATAACCTCTGCCTACCGCAGTTAGTCCTTATCTATCCAATTCACCCCACATAACCTCTGCCTACCGCAGTTAGTCCTTATCTATCGGTGTAGCTAATTGCGAAGATACGAGCCTACATTGCTTTCCTTCTGGATTAGTAACTTGATTTAGGTTTCTTTCATGGAAAACCTATTTTTTAAGTTCATTCTCAACTATTTAGTTGagaaatttaatgaaataaacttaataattactttaatttcgTAAATATTCAGCGCCTAataaaaatttcacaaaaataacCTTCTTATTTTTCGGACAAAAATTCCCCGTTGCGTGACGAGCGGTGCCTTCGCAAGACGCGACCGTACGAGTGTACCGTCGTCGCGAGACTGAATATTTTTATCCAACAAATAAAAATGGTCATTTgcgcaattttattttttcgcaTAAATAAGGCAACTATTATCAAATTTACCgtttagttaaaattattgaataattgtagttaaaattattgaataattgtAAACTaggttataaaattatttaaaatatttgttaaaaaagatatatatattttatatatatatatatatatatatatagattggaCGCCACATAAGCATATAAATCATCTAAACTAGTCTATTCCTTCTCCTTTCTCCTTCCCGTGAAATCCATTCCCAAAACCTCGTAAAATCATCAGTTTCAGAAAGAATAATATCCTTCTCCGTTTGGTTTCTATGCTTGAGCTTTAGTCATAGCAATGGATTCCATAGTACATGTTGCTTTAGAAGAGATCTGTTCTGAAGGCGCCACTGGCATACACCTTTCCGACCTCTGGTTAAGACTTATTTCTCCTCTCACCGGGCATGGTATCCACCCATGCGACAACGTGAAGAAGGAGTTATGGTCCAATCTTCTACACATACCCAGCCTCCAATTCCAATCCCAGGGAACCCTCTATGATTCAACAGATTCAATTATTCAGTCTGTAGTAGAAAGTGAGAGATTGAAATTGAAGATAGTTGCTTCCGAAAAGCTGCGCAACTGCTCCGTCGGGCTCTATGATGTCAAAACATCAGATGCCAATCTCTCCGAGATACAGCGTCGTACTCTCAAGCGACTTGCTCATGCCAGGTTAGATAGATTCCTTCTTATTTCAAATATTCAGTATTTACTTTCAAGGATTTTAGTAAGACAATAGATTTAAATATTGACTTGATTGTGTTTTTGGGTTTTGGGTTTTCAAAGGAATGCTGGGATTATGCAAAGTGAACTTGCTAAAGAGTTCAATATGAAAGGGAACagttatttttatgtattaagGAAACTTGAATGCCGTGGGTTAATTGTGAGACAATCAGCTATTGTGAAGACTAAGGAATCTAACACTGAAGGGGGGGAGCTTAAAAACGGATCAATTGTCCATACCAATATGGTTTATTTACGTCGTTATGCTGAGAATTTGGGTTGTCAACAAAGACTTGAAATTATTAAAGAGGATAAACTCTTGGACTTTAATGATGCTATGGATGATGCTAATGCTGAAGGAAGCGTCAAAGAGGATGTACACATTAATGACTATCTGCCGGCATTAAAAGCTATATGTGATAAACTTGAGCAGGCAAATGGCAAGGTGACTCGTCTTTTAATAGTCAATTGACTTGTCTTTATCTTGTTTAATGTTGTCATGGACCAACTACTTATTTCTTTCTGGTCGAAGGTTCTTGTTGTTGCAGATATCAAGTGTGAGCTTGGGTATAAGCTAAAATATGGGCATAGAGCTTGGAGAAGTGTAAATTTCGTTTCTTGTAACTATTGCTTTATCACCGTACTTTTTTAAACGtccttttatataaaaaagagaaatgtaACTTCTCTATGTGAATATCTGGCATTTTGCTTTAGATATTCTTTTAACTGCTTTAACGTTTTTTTTTTGCTGCAAAATGCACCATGTAGATGTGTAAAAGACTGAAGGATGCTTCAGTAGTCGAGGAGTTCTATGCAAAAGTGAACAATAAGGTGAGTTAAGATACTATCCTGCATATTTGTGTAATGGAACTAATGAGACAATACACGAGTTAACCAAAATTCAACATTTCTTTATGGGCGATGGTGGATGTTTGTATAGATAAACCCATTCTTGATTTTCGATAACTAACGCCATATGCTACTCAAGGATTGTGATCTTAATTAGTACAAGGATTGTGATTATTAATTTGACCATATATATTCTTTCTTTGAGCTACTAGAATTTTGTGTTCCAATTGGTGCCTCCTTAGATTCTTAATTAGGCCAAATATTTGTACATTCAATGACCACAATCCTATTTTTTCTGCAGGAGGTTAACTGTTTGCGTTTGCTGAAGAGTTTCTCTCCTAGTAAGTTTAAACAGAAAGGTTTTAGAGAAAATGATCTTGATGCAGAACAACCAATATCATCGAATAAAAGAGGAAAAATCACGGAACAACTTATGGAGCTTCCTATTGAGCATCGAATTTATGATATGGTTGATGCAGAGGGACCAAAAGGGTTGACTAATAATGATGTATGTGAAAGTTCTTATAGATATTATCTAGATGTTTAGATATTTTGTCAGAAATACCATGAAGGTATTTCAGACTTCAGTTAACATGCTCTTCTTTGAGCACTTGGATGAGTCTAAATTTGTTGCTATATTTGCTTCTAAATTTGTTTCTAGCTTTTTGTTCTTAGTCATTCTGCCcctattttgttttaattcaaAGTATAATTAATGCTATGTCTTGTATTCTATGGTTCTTTACTTTATTTGTGAAGGCTAACAATATTATGAGAAccttgattatttaaatattatgttgaCATACATTATCTTTTTCTTATGGAAATTATACTTCTATCTTTGGCAGAACTATTGCATAAGAGGATTTTGTCAGTTAATGTTGTCATCAgcttttttatttgttgtttgGTTTAGCATAAATGTCTCTATATTTACTTAATACTTCAGTTAGTTGTCGGTGTGTAGTTTTATTTTGTGAGGCATATACTTTTCCTTAAAAGGGAATTTGAAGTGTCATGTTATTATTATCCTTCTTGAATTATTGTGTCTTTCTCAGAAGTGACAAccactaatttttttatttgtatgtttttttctCTCAGATAATCAAGCGGCTTGGATTAAATAACAAGCGCTATTACACACGACTTCTCAATATGTTCTCTAGGTTGGGAATGCATTTGGAGGCCGAAAATCATAACAAATATCGGGTTTGGACACATAAAAACTTCAACCCCGAAGCATCCAAGAAGGCTTTGATTAGCTCAGAAAATGTGGCCAGTGAAAATGTTTCTTTTGATCTGCGCCAGAGGGATAATTCACTGGGTTGGGAGGTAGCTATTCTGAATAAATCAGAGCAAACTAACAAAATGATCAACAATAAAGACGGGGCTGAAAAGACAAACAACTTGATTGAGCAAGAACTTCCTAATGAGTCTCCTGTCACAGACCTTTGTCTAGCAACTTCTGAACCTGCGTCAGATTTCACTCCTGAAAAGACTTTGTTGTCAACTCGCCGGAGGAGACGATGTTACCAAACATATCCTTGCCTGACCCCAACTTCATTAAATAACCAGAGGGAGGAAATGATACTTCAACGGCTAGAGGTTTCTCTCATCTCACTAACTTACATGGTCTCAATTAGGCTTAATAGGTTATGTTTGACTTCAAGCTATCTTATTTTCTGTTGATCAGGAGGAAAAGTTTATAATCAGAGCTGAGCTACACAGGCGCCTTGAGAATCTCGAGGGAGACAAGCAGAAACTCATGGACAGGAAGACCTTGGACCGTTGTCTGAATAAGATTCAGCAAGAAGGACATTGTAAGCTCATTCGTGTTAGCGTTCCATCTGTCTCAAACTGCAGTAGCCACAAGAGTACTGATGTTGTTCTGCATCCCTCTGTCCAAGATGTTTCTCCCGAACTATTGTGTCAAATTCATGAGAAACTAAATTCATTTGGAATTGAGATCCGTAGCCAATGCTCGATTCGATTGAAAAAGGGTAAAACATTGCCTGTTCTGGATAGCATCCAAAGGATAGATACATCCCCTATTAAGAATGGAAAGTTTGAGACAATGCGTGCGAATGGATTTGTACTAGCAAAGATGGTTAGATCAAAATTACTTCACAAGTACCTTTGGTCTTATATATCATCTATCAATCAAGGACATGATCAACATGATTCACACAGCACTTGCAGGTTGTTTCGTGTCGATGAGGTCATTAAGGCCTTTCCTCTTGAGCTCTTTTGTCAAGTTGTTGGGTCCACCcaaatatttgatgatatgattGAAAAATGCAAAAGTGGCTTACACCTTGGTGACCTTACTAAAGAGGAGTACACTAGTCTGATGGATACTAATGCAACAGGACGATTATCTTTGATTATTGACATTTTACGTCGGCTGAAGGTTTTACATTTCCTTTCACCTGATCATTAATATTTCTCTAAATTGCAAGTATTTTATGATACTTAATAATGAGTATTTCAGTATTTTCTGGAGTCAAAATTGATTTGTAGTGCAATAGACAATATATGAAAGTCAGATCTAACAGCAAAAATAGATCACATTTACTGTTTCTTTCTAGCAGGCAAacaatttgattttgtttttttattagttacacttatatttatatttcacaTTGATGACTGAATGTGCATACTCTTGCAGTTGATTCGGCTGGCAGAGGATGGACATCCAACAGAGCAACCATTGGTTGCAACTCTTAATTATGCTTTAGAACTTAAGCCTTATATTGAAGAACCGCTCCAAATATTCCAATCATCCATACCTCATGACCATCAACCTGAAACTAGACATGATTTTGTACTTTCTAGTCAAGAAGCTGTGGATGAGTACTGGAACACCTTAGAGTATATCTATGCTACTGCAGAGCCAAAAATGGCTCTACATGCATTCCCTGGATGTGCAGTACATGAGGTGTGTTAGTTCATTTGTCTTACTTAATGCTACTGATGGATGTTTCTGCTGTACCATGATTTGTATGTGCGCATTTAAGCTACTAGCATTGGTTCACATGCTTTGCAAGTGTGCTAAGATACTTTGTGTATGTTCTTCATAATTTTATGCCTTGTGACAGATATTTTTCCTATTGTCTAAATTAGGTTATGAATAGTAAggcaagaaaataaatttagtgTGCCAGTATTCatgaattttgttaataaaatggAGTTACACACCCTTCGATATAAAACATATGGAAACCTGGTATGTGGGGTTATCGAGGTTCTCTTTAAAACCCTCCCGTCAAACTTTTTACTCTCTTATTAAGAATCCATATTCCTTAGAGTGAGCTTTTTTGTAGTCGCAATATGATTTCATCTCCCACTCTCACTCTTGGGTGCATGTTTGATTCTTCTTTGTTGTCACAGTGAAATCAACTTCTACTCCAATTGTGAGGGTTATAAAAGAGATATTGGGTCTTTATGAAAACACTTTATGTTTCCGGATCTGTATGAGAGATTACTAATAATCTATGAATTTGTTTCTGACTAAGTTCAGTTTCCAAATATGATCTCATCGATCCATTTGTAGATGAGAAATCAGACAAAAATGTTTCCAAAGGAAGCCAATCTATCTTCTTGTAGATAGATAATTACCTGCATGTCTAGTTGTGGTTTTCCAAGATCTGCAAGAGCTTGTGAAGGATAATATGTTGTCACATAACTGTCATGTTAGTAATAGATGATATGTAGAAAAGttttttcatgttattttaaatttaacataaatttaactacactaatttacttattttttaaccatttatactaatatttaaaacataaacatataaGATAGTACTAGTCCTAACTTATTTGAACTTACTTTTACCTTGACCCACGGAGCGCGGTAGGTTGGGTTCTATCTGGGATTAACGGCTTTGGCATGCATGGATGAAAATACCAATTCTAATTGAATGGACCTAACCCTTCTATTATGTTGCAGATATTTGATctctttttcaatatttttcttcTCATTGCTTCCGCAGATATGTATTCCGCGATCATGGTCTTTACTCCGGGTAATGACTGCAGATCAGCGTGCCAAGCTTCTTGAACGTGTGGACAATGCTGATCCAAACTTAAAGCTTCAATTCAAAGACTGTGAGAAAATTGCTAAGGAGCTTGATTTGACAATAGAGCAGGTGTGTTATTATCAAGACTGTAATTCAATTAgggatatttatttttgtgtttgttttttaaatttatattcgtGTGTACAATTTGGCACAAGAACTTTATTGACTGGTAGATGTTTTACATGCAATCCAGTGCTTATACAAAGATGTTAACTGATGCTTCACTTGAGAGTACTATGTACGATTTCATCATTTAGTAAGACATTAccatgaatcaaatatttatctTGTCAGTAATCATGTTGAATTTATGATTACCTGTGAGAGGAGGAAAACTATCTTCATCTATAGTGCACGGGGAACCTTTATCTCGTCTAGTACTGTGTAGTTTGCGGGCATAAGAACCATGCAGCAAATTGTTAACTGACCAGTAATCATGTTGAAATTTATGATTACCTGTGAAAGGAAGAAAACTATCTTTGTTATAGAGCATGGGGAACCTTTGTCTCATCTTGTACTGTTTAATTTTGCTGGTTTGGGAATCAGCAAATAGAAAGTTTGAATTAATTGAGATTTATAATGCAAGATCCCTTGGGCtatgtttatttttatgcaattattttttggtCAGATTCTCTCATGTTTCTTGGTCAATTGTAATGCATTAATTAATTggcaaataaacaaattttataagtCCAAACATAAacttttttgataaattaagcACAAACCATCTGAATCATTATATGAACAGGCAGCCCTAGTCTAGTCTTGACCGGTTCAACCACCTTGTATCTAGGTGTTTGTGGAACATTGAAGAAATTTCTGAGTTTGTCTCCTCTCTAGTGCCAGTTATATCTAGATGTTCAACAATGTTTGGAAAGATCCTATGGTTTGTGTAAGATGATAAAAGTTTTTGAAAGGATAATCAACTTGATTCCCAGATCATGTATATTGATTTATCAGCATaatatactaaatatataattgacatGAATGATACAAGTTAGTTCCTATCTACAAGGAACACATGTTGCTTACTTTGAATTAAATGAATAGTTCATGTCTATCTCTCCCTTAAGATTAGGGATATTTATTTTCAACAGTTTGGGAGTATATGATGTAAATAATATCCTCTAGGATCATTTTTTTGCACAACATTGAGGAACAATTTTAAGTAGAAATGGCCTCATTTCAAGTTCAATAGCACATCTATAGGAATGTTAGAATTCCTCATATATGGGTTTTCCATTCCCCCAAATGTATATGCACATGTACATAATCTCACAATTCTTTTTTGGTGAAAACTGTTGTATCTCTCATCCCCAAAACAAAATAGCTAGAATTATGCATACCTTAAGTTGATTatatgctattttttttttgcattcaTATCTGCTTTTGCTTCAAATACTTCTGCAATATCTTGCTAGCTTGACATATGATTATGGTTTTAATTTGAGCTGTAACATTCAGGTGCTTCGTGTCAGCTATGATAAGAACCAAAAGCGTCTTACTAGGTTTAGGGAACAATTAAATGGTGATGAAGAGGTACATAAAGGAGGTGATGCTTCATCTTCCAAAAGGAGAAAACGGAGATCTGAAAGAAAGTCTAGAAAGCGCGTGAAAAAGAGCAACTCAGATAGACCCTCTAGCGAACAAGTGCTTACTGGACCACTTGTTACTGAATCCCAGCCACCTGAAGAACAATGTCCCTCTAGTAATTATGGAGGTCTAAGAAGAGATTTAGATGCACAACAAGTTGAAGATGGCTTGGATGCAACGGGAGAAAATGACGGTGCAATGTCACTGTCGACACAAAAACAGAAAAAGTTCTTTTGGACGGAAGACAGTGAAAGGTAGTCATAAATGCTCTTCATTTTTCTAATTTCCTATAACATTATCTCAAGATCCCATGACAATGGTTAGTATTTGCAtcaaacactttttatttttaaaaaggtcaACTTTTT
This genomic window contains:
- the LOC124945162 gene encoding uncharacterized protein LOC124945162: MDSIVHVALEEICSEGATGIHLSDLWLRLISPLTGHGIHPCDNVKKELWSNLLHIPSLQFQSQGTLYDSTDSIIQSVVESERLKLKIVASEKLRNCSVGLYDVKTSDANLSEIQRRTLKRLAHARNAGIMQSELAKEFNMKGNSYFYVLRKLECRGLIVRQSAIVKTKESNTEGGELKNGSIVHTNMVYLRRYAENLGCQQRLEIIKEDKLLDFNDAMDDANAEGSVKEDVHINDYLPALKAICDKLEQANGKVLVVADIKCELGYKLKYGHRAWRSMCKRLKDASVVEEFYAKVNNKEVNCLRLLKSFSPSKFKQKGFRENDLDAEQPISSNKRGKITEQLMELPIEHRIYDMVDAEGPKGLTNNDIIKRLGLNNKRYYTRLLNMFSRLGMHLEAENHNKYRVWTHKNFNPEASKKALISSENVASENVSFDLRQRDNSLGWEVAILNKSEQTNKMINNKDGAEKTNNLIEQELPNESPVTDLCLATSEPASDFTPEKTLLSTRRRRRCYQTYPCLTPTSLNNQREEMILQRLEEEKFIIRAELHRRLENLEGDKQKLMDRKTLDRCLNKIQQEGHCKLIRVSVPSVSNCSSHKSTDVVLHPSVQDVSPELLCQIHEKLNSFGIEIRSQCSIRLKKGKTLPVLDSIQRIDTSPIKNGKFETMRANGFVLAKMVRSKLLHKYLWSYISSINQGHDQHDSHSTCRLFRVDEVIKAFPLELFCQVVGSTQIFDDMIEKCKSGLHLGDLTKEEYTSLMDTNATGRLSLIIDILRRLKLIRLAEDGHPTEQPLVATLNYALELKPYIEEPLQIFQSSIPHDHQPETRHDFVLSSQEAVDEYWNTLEYIYATAEPKMALHAFPGCAVHEICIPRSWSLLRVMTADQRAKLLERVDNADPNLKLQFKDCEKIAKELDLTIEQVLRVSYDKNQKRLTRFREQLNGDEEVHKGGDASSSKRRKRRSERKSRKRVKKSNSDRPSSEQVLTGPLVTESQPPEEQCPSSNYGGLRRDLDAQQVEDGLDATGENDGAMSLSTQKQKKFFWTEDSERQLVIEYVRHRAALGAKFCRTDWGSLPNLPAPPETCKRRMTLVNYNLKIRKCIMRLCNMMSERYAKHMEKLKSNQDIDNVSVASDKVESQEKLITLETWDDFDNEAAKLALDEILKLREIARQEASEKDALDTESHSLFGFREDGTTISRRRSRSQRFTQKYLMNLESGTCSYKRVHESLAVSNAIELFKLVFMSTSVAPGIQNLLAETLRRYSKDDLFAAFNYLKEKKAMVGGTAGNPFCLSQHFVQSISSSPFPVNTGRRAAKFSSWLREQENDLMEDEIDLSADLECGDVFQLCALLFSEELSIIPNLPDNGVGEANDSRKRKSENSDSGMDDSVKRYKSSTAGEGEIISRREKGFPGIRLSVTRNTISGTNAMFRFSDHHSGTSGLGQPNGCPISSDLDKGCSLSHSVTTKEKNEQKMNTTLIANASSPWEVMTSYANHFFQLPNQVEERIFNPELFRTIHLAIQKAGDQGLSIEEVSKLVNLKEANMSEIIIEVLEVFGRALKVNAYNSVHVVDSSYSSKYLLASVAKADTVSLQRHLGVYVKEDTINVSESNVTNTNGESMNADTTPNISKVSQPSETDVKLTYNDQNDKNKTLELHHENTGIHRLILPWLNGDGTVNKIFYKGYQRRLLAIVMQNPGILEDDIVKRMGILNPQSCKSLLKLMVLDNYITVRKMLETTSSQAPPSILNRLIGDKFRSSKLTYVEHFFANPKSCTLL